In a genomic window of Desulforegulaceae bacterium:
- the iorA gene encoding indolepyruvate ferredoxin oxidoreductase subunit alpha, which produces MHKLLQGKPESRHFLLGNEAIARGAIEAGVAFATTYPGTPSSEISENLFQISKETDLYFEYSSNEKIALELTAASANSGLRSLCLMKHVGVNVAADVLMTLAYLGVKKGLVLLTADDPFMFSSQNEQDNRYYGKLAGLPVLEPSSADEAKEMIKYAFDLSEQLNEPVIFRTTTRINHSSGVVQFKEITPPDTKGKFIKDPMNYVSVPAVSRKRHKILLDNLEKAATLSDSCSYNFIEGKGSFGIICNGVSYSYVCDSIKELGNEEKFKVLRPGFTNPMPDALIKEFLKGCEKVLIVEEGEPIMEEYVRSVAQTEKVTCEIKGKSKELFSRLYEFNPSIVRNAISTFFGLENKSAQPVDISDLPVLPNRPPNLCAGCSHRAVFYSAKKAGGADTIYPSDIGCYTLGFLPPVSMGDFVLCMGASIGTACGFSKSTGKNTLAFIGDSTFFHSGINGLLNAVFNNHDITVVILDNRTTAMTGHQPNPGVDMTELGYNNYNQIDIETVVKSLGIGYVKTVKPYNIKRTQEAIEEAMNFKGVSVVIAKEKCVLYAKQLGQGKKTVFQVNQDKCKNHRNCVNDLGCPAFYIEKDQVKINPEMCTGCSVCAQICPENAISPVKIK; this is translated from the coding sequence ATGCATAAACTTTTACAGGGAAAACCCGAAAGCAGACACTTCCTACTGGGAAACGAAGCTATTGCAAGAGGTGCAATTGAAGCTGGGGTAGCATTTGCAACTACATATCCTGGCACACCATCATCGGAAATTTCTGAAAACCTTTTTCAGATTTCAAAGGAAACAGACCTTTATTTTGAATACAGCTCCAACGAAAAAATTGCTTTAGAACTTACAGCGGCCTCCGCAAACTCGGGCCTTAGAAGTCTTTGTCTCATGAAGCATGTTGGTGTAAACGTTGCAGCAGATGTTCTTATGACTCTGGCTTATCTTGGGGTAAAAAAAGGACTTGTTCTTCTCACAGCAGACGATCCTTTCATGTTTTCAAGTCAAAATGAGCAGGACAATAGATATTATGGGAAACTTGCAGGACTTCCTGTTCTTGAACCTTCTTCTGCTGATGAAGCAAAAGAAATGATCAAATATGCCTTTGATCTCTCTGAGCAGCTTAATGAACCTGTAATTTTCAGAACAACAACAAGGATCAACCATTCTTCAGGAGTAGTTCAGTTTAAAGAGATTACTCCGCCTGATACAAAAGGTAAATTCATCAAAGATCCCATGAATTATGTTTCTGTTCCTGCGGTTTCAAGAAAAAGACATAAAATTCTTTTAGACAACCTTGAAAAAGCGGCAACACTTTCAGATTCATGCTCATACAACTTTATTGAGGGTAAGGGTAGCTTTGGAATTATCTGTAATGGAGTAAGCTATTCTTATGTATGCGATTCAATCAAGGAACTTGGAAACGAAGAAAAATTTAAAGTTCTAAGACCTGGATTTACCAACCCAATGCCAGATGCTCTTATAAAAGAATTTCTCAAGGGCTGCGAAAAGGTTCTTATTGTTGAAGAAGGAGAACCTATAATGGAAGAATATGTTCGTTCCGTTGCCCAGACTGAAAAAGTAACCTGTGAGATAAAAGGAAAATCCAAGGAGCTTTTTTCAAGACTTTATGAATTCAATCCCTCAATAGTAAGAAATGCAATTTCAACATTTTTTGGATTAGAAAATAAAAGTGCACAGCCAGTAGATATTTCAGATCTTCCTGTTTTACCGAACAGACCCCCCAATCTTTGTGCAGGCTGCTCCCACAGAGCTGTTTTCTATTCAGCCAAAAAAGCAGGAGGTGCCGACACAATTTATCCTTCAGATATTGGCTGTTATACTCTTGGTTTTCTTCCTCCTGTTTCAATGGGAGACTTTGTTTTGTGCATGGGTGCATCAATTGGAACTGCCTGCGGTTTCTCAAAAAGCACAGGGAAAAACACCCTTGCTTTTATTGGAGATTCAACCTTTTTCCATTCAGGAATAAACGGGCTTTTAAATGCTGTTTTCAACAACCATGATATTACCGTTGTAATTCTTGACAATAGAACAACTGCAATGACAGGACACCAGCCAAACCCAGGTGTTGATATGACTGAGCTAGGGTACAACAATTATAATCAAATCGATATAGAAACTGTGGTAAAAAGCCTTGGAATTGGCTATGTCAAAACCGTAAAGCCCTACAATATCAAAAGAACCCAGGAAGCCATTGAAGAAGCAATGAATTTCAAGGGAGTTTCTGTTGTTATTGCAAAGGAAAAATGTGTTTTATATGCAAAACAGCTTGGACAAGGCAAAAAAACAGTGTTTCAGGTTAACCAGGACAAGTGCAAAAACCATAGAAACTGTGTCAATGACCTTGGATGTCCAGCTTTTTACATAGAAAAGGATCAGGTCAAAATAAATCCGGAAATGTGTACAGGATGCTCGGTCTGTGCCCAGATTTGCCCTGAAAATGCAATTTCTCCGGTAAAAATCAAATAA
- a CDS encoding indolepyruvate oxidoreductase subunit beta produces the protein MSKITKLIIVAVGGQGNLLASKILGEAALESGIQVQMSEIHGMAQRGGVVESSILFGDAKSSIIADGEADILLGFEPLESLRAVAKCNKNSEIITNMRPLQPFTSAIGLAKYPEQEEIESLLKAKSKKFLGFDATKLAIEAGTTLSLNMVLLGALAQKNLIPIKKEVIEKTIREKTKTQFMETNLKAFHSGMKKAQELG, from the coding sequence ATGAGCAAAATAACTAAATTAATAATAGTTGCAGTGGGAGGCCAGGGTAATTTGCTTGCTTCAAAAATTTTAGGAGAAGCAGCCCTTGAATCTGGAATTCAGGTTCAAATGAGTGAAATTCACGGAATGGCTCAAAGAGGAGGAGTTGTTGAATCTTCAATTCTTTTCGGAGATGCAAAAAGCTCAATTATAGCAGATGGGGAAGCAGACATTTTACTTGGATTTGAACCCCTGGAGTCTTTAAGAGCTGTTGCAAAATGCAATAAAAACTCTGAAATTATAACCAATATGAGACCTCTTCAGCCTTTTACATCAGCAATAGGACTTGCAAAATATCCTGAGCAGGAAGAAATCGAAAGTCTTTTAAAAGCAAAATCAAAAAAATTTCTTGGCTTTGATGCAACCAAACTTGCAATTGAAGCTGGTACAACATTGAGTCTTAACATGGTTCTTCTTGGAGCCCTTGCCCAAAAAAACCTTATTCCCATTAAAAAAGAAGTTATTGAAAAAACAATTCGTGAAAAAACAAAAACCCAGTTTATGGAGACAAACCTTAAAGCCTTTCATTCCGGAATGAAAAAAGCTCAGGAGCTAGGGTGA
- the betA gene encoding choline dehydrogenase, with protein sequence MGKTNYDYIIIGGGSAGSVLANRLSKDPSNKVLVLEAGRPDYKLDFRIHMPAALTYPLQGRFYNWWYESDPEPFMNNRRIYQPRGKVLGGSSTINGMIYIRGNAMDYEKWSRIEGLEDWSYFQCLPYFKKFETRLVGANLYHGDKGPLKISTAKCENPLFDAFFEAVQQAGYPLTEDVNGYQQEGFSKFDQNIYRGRRYNAARAYIHPVKKERTNLKIQCFAKASRILFEGNKAVGVEFNVKGKNQQKVYGKEIISCGGAINSPQLLQLSGIGNGEELKDLGIDVVKDLKGVGENLQDHLELYVQYACKKPVSMFPALKWYRQPFIGAQWLFQRKGAAATNHFEAGGFIRGNDEVKYPNLQYHFLPIAIRYDGSAPQEGHGFQFHVGPMNTDVRGHVKIKSKNPDQYPSILFNYLSTEQERKEWVEAIRKTREIANQSAFDELRGKELAPGVDSQTDEQILDFVAREGESAYHPSCTCKMGYDEMAVVDSELKVHGVENLRVVDASVMPLIPNGNIYGPVMMIAEKAADMILGKKPLPAEKVPFYKHEKQ encoded by the coding sequence ATGGGAAAGACAAACTATGATTATATAATAATTGGAGGAGGCTCAGCCGGAAGTGTGCTGGCAAACAGGCTTAGCAAAGATCCATCAAATAAGGTTCTTGTGCTTGAAGCTGGAAGACCTGATTATAAGCTTGATTTCAGGATCCATATGCCGGCTGCTCTTACCTATCCTTTACAGGGAAGATTTTATAATTGGTGGTATGAATCTGATCCTGAACCATTTATGAATAATAGAAGAATTTATCAGCCAAGGGGAAAAGTTCTTGGCGGCTCCAGTACAATAAACGGAATGATTTATATACGCGGCAACGCAATGGATTATGAAAAATGGTCAAGAATAGAAGGGCTTGAAGACTGGAGTTATTTTCAATGCCTTCCTTATTTTAAAAAATTTGAAACAAGGCTTGTGGGTGCAAATCTCTATCACGGAGATAAAGGGCCACTTAAAATTTCAACTGCAAAGTGTGAAAATCCTCTTTTTGATGCTTTTTTTGAAGCTGTCCAGCAGGCAGGTTACCCCTTGACAGAAGATGTTAACGGCTACCAACAAGAAGGTTTTTCAAAGTTTGACCAAAATATTTACAGGGGAAGAAGATATAATGCAGCAAGGGCATATATTCATCCTGTCAAAAAAGAGAGAACAAATCTAAAAATACAATGTTTTGCCAAGGCTTCAAGAATTCTTTTTGAGGGAAATAAAGCTGTTGGGGTTGAGTTTAATGTAAAAGGAAAAAATCAACAAAAGGTTTACGGAAAAGAGATTATCAGCTGCGGAGGAGCAATAAATTCACCTCAGTTATTACAGCTTTCAGGAATTGGAAACGGAGAAGAACTGAAAGATCTTGGAATTGATGTGGTAAAGGATCTTAAAGGTGTTGGCGAAAATCTTCAGGATCATCTTGAGCTTTATGTTCAATATGCATGTAAAAAACCTGTTAGCATGTTTCCGGCACTTAAATGGTATAGACAGCCTTTTATAGGTGCTCAATGGCTTTTTCAAAGAAAAGGTGCTGCTGCAACAAATCATTTTGAGGCAGGTGGATTTATAAGAGGAAATGATGAAGTTAAATACCCCAACCTTCAGTATCATTTTCTTCCAATTGCAATCCGCTATGATGGTTCAGCTCCACAGGAAGGCCATGGATTCCAGTTTCATGTGGGACCAATGAATACAGATGTAAGAGGTCATGTTAAAATCAAGTCGAAAAATCCTGATCAATATCCCTCAATTCTTTTTAATTATCTTTCAACTGAGCAGGAAAGAAAAGAGTGGGTTGAAGCTATAAGAAAGACAAGAGAAATCGCAAATCAGTCAGCATTTGACGAGCTTAGAGGAAAAGAGCTTGCACCAGGAGTTGATTCCCAGACAGATGAACAGATTCTTGATTTTGTTGCCAGAGAAGGTGAAAGTGCATATCACCCAAGTTGTACCTGTAAAATGGGTTATGATGAGATGGCTGTTGTTGACTCTGAACTCAAAGTTCATGGAGTTGAAAATTTAAGAGTTGTTGATGCTTCGGTAATGCCACTTATTCCCAATGGAAATATTTATGGACCTGTAATGATGATTGCAGAAAAAGCTGCAGATATGATTCTTGGGAAAAAACCTCTTCCCGCTGAAAAAGTACCTTTTTACAAGCACGAAAAACAATAA
- the yihA gene encoding ribosome biogenesis GTP-binding protein YihA/YsxC translates to MEFKSNKKEYLIKSAEFLTSAGNESEYPDDSVPEIAFAGRSNVGKSTLINCLVNRKKLVKTSNTPGRTQRINFFEVNNALRFVDLPGYGYAKVSKTMRGEWEKMIEDYLIKRESLCCLVWVMDIRREPAEFEHDFALWLEEKNIFYINVLTKADKFSKTKQIAQKNKIASKLGFSEEVFITASGIKKTGRETLWEKILKAAGVEND, encoded by the coding sequence ATGGAATTTAAAAGTAACAAAAAAGAATATTTAATCAAAAGTGCTGAATTTTTAACAAGTGCAGGAAATGAAAGTGAATATCCTGATGATAGTGTTCCTGAAATTGCTTTTGCAGGGAGATCAAATGTAGGCAAATCAACTCTTATAAACTGCCTGGTTAATAGAAAAAAACTTGTAAAAACAAGTAATACTCCCGGAAGAACCCAGAGGATAAACTTTTTCGAAGTAAACAATGCTTTAAGGTTTGTAGATCTTCCTGGGTATGGCTATGCCAAGGTGTCCAAAACAATGAGAGGGGAGTGGGAAAAGATGATTGAAGATTATCTTATTAAAAGAGAAAGTTTGTGCTGCCTTGTCTGGGTAATGGACATAAGAAGAGAGCCTGCTGAGTTTGAACATGATTTTGCACTTTGGCTTGAAGAAAAAAATATTTTTTATATCAATGTGCTCACAAAAGCTGACAAGTTTTCCAAAACAAAACAAATTGCCCAGAAAAATAAAATTGCTTCAAAATTAGGATTCAGTGAAGAGGTTTTTATAACTGCTTCGGGAATAAAGAAAACAGGAAGAGAAACACTCTGGGAAAAAATTTTAAAAGCAGCAGGAGTTGAAAATGATTGA
- the hisI gene encoding phosphoribosyl-AMP cyclohydrolase, with amino-acid sequence MEEIFIDFDKEGGLVPVIAQDQENGEVLMLAYMNKEAFEKTLETKKATYFSRSRNKLWVKGETSGHTQLVSDIRLDCDNDTILLIVEQKGGAACHKGYSSCFHTSVNSGKPVIMAEKVFDPEKVYK; translated from the coding sequence ATGGAAGAAATTTTTATAGATTTTGATAAAGAAGGTGGGCTTGTTCCTGTTATTGCTCAGGATCAAGAAAACGGAGAGGTTTTAATGCTTGCATATATGAATAAAGAAGCCTTTGAAAAAACTCTTGAAACAAAAAAGGCAACTTATTTTTCAAGGTCAAGGAACAAACTTTGGGTAAAGGGAGAAACATCGGGACATACCCAGCTTGTATCTGATATAAGATTGGACTGTGACAATGATACAATTCTACTCATTGTTGAGCAAAAAGGAGGAGCGGCCTGCCATAAGGGATATAGTTCCTGTTTTCACACTTCAGTAAATAGCGGAAAACCTGTAATAATGGCAGAAAAAGTTTTTGATCCAGAAAAGGTATATAAATAA
- a CDS encoding HNH endonuclease produces MFTDEKEIKREKAKAREIRNSQWWKRRLSKGICYYCSKSFSPDELTMDHVVPLSRGGKSTKGNLVCSCKECNNKKKNLLPMEWSEYLSNQRS; encoded by the coding sequence ATGTTTACTGATGAAAAAGAAATAAAAAGAGAAAAAGCAAAAGCCAGAGAAATAAGAAATAGTCAATGGTGGAAACGGAGGCTTTCCAAAGGGATATGCTATTATTGCTCTAAGAGCTTTTCGCCTGATGAACTTACCATGGATCACGTAGTTCCTTTATCAAGAGGGGGGAAAAGTACTAAAGGAAATCTTGTGTGTTCCTGCAAGGAGTGTAATAACAAGAAAAAAAACCTTCTTCCAATGGAGTGGTCAGAGTATCTTTCAAATCAAAGAAGCTGA
- a CDS encoding GntR family transcriptional regulator has translation MEAKYVFKRAIQGRAVEDILLQIEAAILNRDFLPGEKLPSERELQLQFGTGRGVVREALKILKQKDLLEIRKGSRGGAFVKEVEVGKISETLSLFLKQKEIEPEKLIEFRENIDQTITILSIARGSVEEKEYLYGKAVELSKLISCENPDLTLIGEADRELNILLAKMTKNPLFDWIMEAVQFGFSSYDYALYEKEEFRRLTADNWKKTAFEIKSNEPMKALSSIGYHYSLLRQCIEDKKADNNLIKIFRRINGKDKL, from the coding sequence ATGGAGGCAAAGTACGTATTTAAAAGAGCTATTCAGGGAAGGGCAGTGGAAGATATTTTACTTCAGATTGAAGCTGCAATTTTAAACAGAGATTTCCTCCCCGGCGAAAAACTGCCAAGCGAAAGGGAGCTTCAGCTTCAGTTCGGCACAGGAAGAGGGGTGGTCAGGGAAGCTCTTAAAATTTTAAAGCAAAAAGATCTTTTAGAAATTAGAAAAGGTTCAAGGGGCGGAGCTTTTGTCAAAGAAGTTGAAGTAGGTAAAATAAGCGAAACTTTATCCTTGTTTTTAAAACAAAAGGAAATTGAGCCTGAAAAGCTCATAGAATTCAGGGAAAATATAGATCAGACAATAACTATTCTTTCCATAGCAAGGGGTAGTGTGGAAGAAAAAGAATATCTTTATGGAAAAGCAGTTGAACTTAGTAAACTCATTTCTTGTGAAAATCCAGATTTGACCCTGATTGGCGAAGCTGACAGGGAACTTAATATTCTTTTGGCTAAAATGACAAAAAATCCTTTGTTTGACTGGATAATGGAAGCAGTACAATTTGGTTTTTCATCATATGACTATGCTTTGTATGAAAAAGAAGAATTTAGAAGGCTTACAGCTGATAATTGGAAAAAAACAGCTTTTGAAATCAAGAGTAATGAACCTATGAAAGCACTTTCTTCTATTGGTTATCATTATTCTCTTTTAAGGCAGTGTATTGAAGACAAAAAAGCAGACAATAATTTAATTAAAATTTTTAGGAGGATTAATGGGAAAGACAAACTATGA
- a CDS encoding aldehyde dehydrogenase family protein: MFKKMFINGKWVESESGGTRKIINPFDQSVIAKVAEGDERDSVKAIKAARQAFDSGIWSSLSGAKRGEYLHKIHELILRDHEELSRLESLDTGKTVEESRWDMDGIADVFKYYSSIAEENKGYIIDSPFPDTSSKAVYEPVGVCGQISPWNYPLLQASWKMAPSLAAGCTIVMKPSEITPLTTIKITELAEEAGIPPGVVNLVLGTGNKVGSELAKSLDVDLISFTGGIETGKIIMQSAASSLKKIALELGGKNPNIVFSDCDFETALDFALNAVFFHAGQICSAGARLMVEDKIHDKFVLELKNRIEKIKIGNGFDESTEMGPLISEEHREKIENYVSLALKEGAILETGGKRPDDEKLKKGFFYLPTLFTNCKAEMKIVKEESFGPVITVEKFSSDDEALKLANDTKYGLSAGFWTNSPSRIEKFSKGLRFGTIWINDFNVYYPRAPWGGYKQSGIGRELGLEGFHEYCELKHVFQNYQNKPMNWFGKFK; this comes from the coding sequence ATGTTTAAAAAAATGTTCATAAACGGAAAATGGGTTGAATCAGAGTCCGGAGGAACAAGGAAAATTATAAATCCCTTTGATCAAAGTGTGATAGCAAAAGTTGCTGAAGGAGATGAAAGGGATAGTGTAAAAGCAATAAAAGCCGCAAGACAAGCTTTTGATTCAGGTATCTGGTCAAGTCTTTCAGGAGCTAAACGAGGAGAGTATCTTCATAAAATTCATGAATTAATTCTTCGGGATCATGAAGAGCTTTCACGACTTGAAAGTCTGGATACAGGTAAAACAGTTGAAGAAAGCCGCTGGGATATGGACGGAATTGCAGATGTTTTTAAATATTATTCGTCCATAGCAGAGGAAAACAAAGGCTATATTATAGATTCTCCTTTCCCGGATACATCAAGTAAAGCTGTGTATGAACCTGTTGGGGTTTGTGGGCAGATTTCACCCTGGAATTACCCTCTTTTACAAGCTTCATGGAAAATGGCCCCATCACTTGCAGCCGGATGCACTATTGTAATGAAACCAAGTGAAATTACCCCTCTTACCACAATAAAAATAACTGAGCTTGCAGAGGAAGCAGGAATTCCTCCAGGTGTTGTAAATCTTGTTTTAGGTACTGGAAACAAAGTGGGTTCAGAGCTTGCCAAGTCTTTAGATGTTGATCTCATCTCTTTTACAGGAGGGATTGAAACAGGAAAAATCATAATGCAGTCAGCTGCTAGCAGTTTGAAAAAGATTGCTTTGGAGCTTGGGGGAAAAAATCCCAATATAGTTTTTTCAGATTGTGATTTTGAAACAGCTCTTGATTTTGCTCTAAATGCTGTGTTTTTCCATGCTGGCCAGATTTGCTCAGCAGGGGCAAGACTGATGGTTGAAGATAAAATCCATGATAAATTTGTTTTAGAGCTTAAAAATCGGATTGAAAAAATAAAAATTGGAAACGGGTTTGATGAATCAACTGAAATGGGTCCGCTTATTTCAGAAGAGCACAGAGAAAAAATAGAAAACTATGTAAGTCTTGCTTTAAAAGAAGGGGCAATCCTGGAAACAGGTGGAAAAAGACCGGATGATGAAAAATTAAAAAAAGGATTTTTCTACCTTCCCACTCTTTTTACAAACTGCAAAGCAGAAATGAAAATTGTAAAAGAAGAAAGTTTTGGTCCTGTAATTACTGTTGAAAAATTTTCTTCTGATGATGAAGCTTTAAAACTTGCCAATGATACAAAATATGGACTTTCTGCAGGATTTTGGACAAATTCACCTTCAAGAATTGAAAAATTTTCAAAAGGATTAAGGTTTGGAACAATTTGGATAAATGATTTCAATGTATATTACCCAAGAGCTCCTTGGGGAGGGTATAAGCAATCTGGAATAGGAAGAGAACTTGGACTTGAGGGATTCCATGAGTATTGCGAACTCAAGCATGTTTTCCAAAATTATCAAAATAAGCCAATGAACTGGTTTGGCAAATTTAAATAA
- the era gene encoding GTPase Era, which yields MIDSNFIFNEKPDFKAGYVSIIGTPNVGKSTLLNRLCGEKLAIITDKPQTTRNKILAVINNKNSQIVFIDTPGIHSSEKIMNKKIVEKALEASKEADLILYVVDLLNKDKDDEIIVEKLSSMDKKVILLLNKSDQVKVKEEILQSIAGWKERLEFEDIIPISAVRGDNIEKIIPAIEQRLDFSPPFYPEDFLTDQPLRFIVSEIIREKVFNLTHYEIPYSVAVTIDKFKESSKKIEIFANINVERDSQKGIVIGRKGLMLKEIGTRARLEIEDFTGKKVMLHLFVKVNKNWTKKPGVFKEYGIE from the coding sequence ATGATTGATTCAAATTTTATCTTTAATGAAAAACCCGATTTTAAAGCAGGATATGTTTCAATTATTGGAACCCCTAATGTTGGCAAATCAACTCTTTTAAATCGTCTTTGCGGTGAAAAACTGGCAATTATAACTGACAAGCCCCAAACAACAAGAAACAAAATACTTGCAGTTATTAATAATAAAAACTCGCAAATTGTTTTTATTGATACTCCGGGGATTCATTCTTCTGAAAAGATTATGAATAAAAAAATTGTAGAAAAAGCCCTTGAGGCTTCCAAAGAAGCTGATTTGATTTTATATGTTGTTGATCTTTTAAATAAAGATAAAGATGATGAAATTATAGTTGAAAAACTCAGTTCAATGGATAAAAAAGTTATTCTTCTTTTGAATAAATCAGACCAGGTGAAAGTGAAAGAAGAGATTCTTCAATCAATAGCAGGATGGAAAGAACGGCTTGAGTTTGAAGATATTATCCCAATTTCTGCTGTAAGGGGAGATAATATAGAAAAAATTATACCTGCAATTGAACAAAGACTTGATTTTTCCCCTCCTTTTTATCCTGAAGATTTTTTAACAGATCAGCCTTTAAGATTTATTGTCTCTGAAATTATACGGGAAAAAGTTTTTAATCTCACCCATTATGAAATTCCTTATTCTGTTGCAGTAACCATAGATAAATTTAAGGAATCTTCCAAAAAGATTGAAATTTTTGCAAATATTAATGTTGAACGGGATTCACAAAAAGGAATAGTAATTGGTAGAAAAGGTTTGATGTTAAAAGAAATTGGAACCCGGGCAAGGCTTGAAATTGAGGATTTTACAGGAAAAAAGGTAATGCTCCACCTTTTTGTAAAGGTGAATAAAAACTGGACTAAGAAACCAGGAGTTTTCAAGGAGTATGGTATAGAATAA
- a CDS encoding ABC transporter substrate-binding protein — protein MFNLKKTWLVFFMIFSFVFAGSVYAKDEIRFVSTSWTGITVKTELSVTILNNLGYKASNLMVSVPIAYKALETGDADVFLGYWYPSMTNIAERYFDRGTVVNFVANMPGAKYTLAVPTYAAEGGLKDFSDIAKFKDKLDGRIYGIEEGNDGNLVIQTMIDKNMFNLKGFELIPSSEAGMLSQVRSYTKTKKWVVFLGWSPHYMNEVIDMTYLTGSTPDTFGPNNGTAVVYTNIRKGFDKEQPNTATFLKNLKFPIPMMNEIMDSLKKDQNLTPKQAGLAWIKKNPEVYRPWFNNVKTKDGKNGLEAFETYLNKL, from the coding sequence ATGTTTAATTTAAAAAAAACGTGGCTGGTATTTTTTATGATTTTCTCTTTTGTTTTTGCAGGATCTGTTTATGCAAAAGATGAAATCAGGTTTGTAAGCACAAGTTGGACAGGAATAACTGTAAAAACAGAACTTTCAGTAACTATTCTTAACAACCTTGGTTATAAGGCTTCAAATCTAATGGTTTCTGTGCCTATAGCATACAAGGCACTTGAAACAGGTGATGCTGATGTTTTTCTTGGATACTGGTATCCTTCAATGACAAATATTGCTGAAAGATATTTTGACAGAGGAACAGTTGTAAATTTTGTTGCAAATATGCCCGGAGCCAAATACACTTTGGCAGTTCCAACTTATGCTGCTGAAGGCGGTCTTAAAGATTTTTCAGATATAGCAAAGTTTAAAGATAAGCTTGATGGAAGAATTTATGGAATTGAAGAAGGAAACGACGGAAATCTTGTGATTCAGACCATGATTGATAAAAATATGTTTAATCTTAAAGGTTTTGAGCTGATCCCTTCAAGTGAGGCTGGAATGCTTTCCCAGGTAAGGTCTTATACAAAAACAAAAAAATGGGTGGTGTTTTTAGGATGGTCTCCTCATTATATGAATGAAGTTATTGATATGACCTATCTTACAGGTTCAACCCCTGATACCTTTGGCCCAAATAATGGTACAGCTGTTGTTTATACAAATATAAGAAAAGGCTTTGATAAGGAACAGCCTAATACTGCAACTTTCCTTAAAAACTTAAAGTTCCCCATTCCTATGATGAATGAAATAATGGATTCACTTAAAAAGGATCAGAATCTGACTCCTAAACAAGCTGGTTTAGCTTGGATTAAGAAAAATCCTGAAGTTTATCGTCCATGGTTTAATAATGTTAAAACAAAAGACGGCAAAAATGGTCTTGAGGCATTTGAAACCTATCTTAACAAACTATAG